One region of Alosa sapidissima isolate fAloSap1 chromosome 1, fAloSap1.pri, whole genome shotgun sequence genomic DNA includes:
- the LOC121720263 gene encoding AP-2 complex subunit mu-A isoform X2 encodes MIGGLFIYNHKGEVLISRVYRDDIGRNAVDAFRVNVIHARQQVRSPVTNIARTSFFHVKRANIWLAAVTKQNVNAAMVFEFLYKMCDVMTAYFGKISEENIKNNFVLIYELLDEILDFGYPQNSETGALKTFITQQGIKGQHQTKEEQSQITSQVTGQIGWRREGIKYRRNELFLDVLESVNLLMSPQGQVLSAHVSGRVVMKSYLSGMPECKFGMNDKIVIDKQGKGGTTDEAGKSELGGSSGKQSIAIDDCTFHQCVRLSKFDSERSISFIPPDGEYELMRYRTTKDIILPFRVIPLVREVGRTKLEVKVVIKSNFKPSLLAQKIEVSIPTPLNTSGVQVICMKGKAKYKASENAIVWKIKRMAGMKESQISAEIELLPTNDKKKWARPPISMNFEVPFAPSGLKVRYLKVFESKLNYSDHDVIKWVRYIGRSGIYETRC; translated from the exons ATGATTGGAGGACTGTTCATCTACAACCATAAGGGAGAAGTTCTTATCTCCCGTGTCTACCGTGATGATATTGG gcGCAATGCCGTGGATGCGTTCCGAGTGAATGTGATCCATGCGCGGCAGCAAGTGCGCTCGCCCGTCACCAACATTGCTCGCACCAGCTTCTTCCATGTCAAGCGAGCCAACATCTGGCTGGCGGCCGTCACCAAGCAGAATGTCAACGCTGCCATGGTGTTCGAGTTCCTCTACAAGATGTGTGATGTCATGACGGCTTACTTTGGCAAGATCAGTGAGGAGAACATCAAGAACAACTTTGTGCTGATCTATGAACTGCTTGATG AGATCCTTGATTTTGGATACCCTCAGAACTCTGAGACAGGAGCACTGAAGACCTTCATCACCCAGCAGGGCATCAAGGGACAG CATCAG ACCAAGGAAGAGCAGTCTCAGATCACCAGCCAGGTGACTGGACAGATAGGCTGGCGTCGGGAGGGCATCAAGTATCGCCGCAACGAGCTCTTCCTGGACGTGCTGGAAAGTGTCAACCTGCTCATGTCCCCACAAG GTCAGGTCCTCAGCGCGCACGTGTCTGGGCGAGTGGTGATGAAGAGCTACCTGAGTGGAATGCCCGAATGCAAATTTGGCATGAATGACAAAATTGTGATTGACAAGCAGGGAAAGGGCGGAACTACAGACGAGGCCGGGAAGAG TGAGTTAGGGGGCAG CAGCGGGAAGCAGTCCATCGCCATCGACGACTGCACCTTTCACCAGTGTGTGCGCCTCAGCAAGTTTGACTCGGAGCGCAGCATCAGCTTCATCCCTCCAGATGGCGAGTATGAGCTCATGAG GTATCGGACCACTAAGGACATCATCCTGCCCTTCCGTGTCATTCCACTGGTGAGAGAGGTGGGCCGCACCAAGCTGGAGGTGAAGGTGGTCATCAAGTCCAACTTCAAGCCCTCCCTACTGGCACAGAAGATTGAGGTGA GCATTCCGACTCCTCTGAACACAAGTGGGGTTCAGGTGATCTGCATGAAGGGAAAGGCCAAGTACAAGGCCAGCGAGAATGCCATTGTGTGGAA GATCAAGCGTATGGCTGGAATGAAGGAGTCCCAGATCAGTGCTGAGATCGAGCTGCTCCCTACCAATGACAAGAAGAAGTGGGCTCGCCCACCCATCTCCATGAACTTCGAG GTTCCATTTGCACCATCTGGGCTGAAGGTGCGCTACCTGAAGGTGTTTGAGTCCAAACTGAACTACAGCGACCATGATGTGATCAAATGGGTGCGTTATATCGGTCGTAGTGGCATCTACGAGACACGCTGTTAA
- the LOC121720263 gene encoding AP-2 complex subunit mu-A isoform X1: MIGGLFIYNHKGEVLISRVYRDDIGRNAVDAFRVNVIHARQQVRSPVTNIARTSFFHVKRANIWLAAVTKQNVNAAMVFEFLYKMCDVMTAYFGKISEENIKNNFVLIYELLDEILDFGYPQNSETGALKTFITQQGIKGQHQTKEEQSQITSQVTGQIGWRREGIKYRRNELFLDVLESVNLLMSPQGQVLSAHVSGRVVMKSYLSGMPECKFGMNDKIVIDKQGKGGTTDEAGKSELGGSSGKQSIAIDDCTFHQCVRLSKFDSERSISFIPPDGEYELMRYRTTKDIILPFRVIPLVREVGRTKLEVKVVIKSNFKPSLLAQKIEVRIPTPLNTSGVQVICMKGKAKYKASENAIVWKIKRMAGMKESQISAEIELLPTNDKKKWARPPISMNFEVPFAPSGLKVRYLKVFESKLNYSDHDVIKWVRYIGRSGIYETRC, translated from the exons ATGATTGGAGGACTGTTCATCTACAACCATAAGGGAGAAGTTCTTATCTCCCGTGTCTACCGTGATGATATTGG gcGCAATGCCGTGGATGCGTTCCGAGTGAATGTGATCCATGCGCGGCAGCAAGTGCGCTCGCCCGTCACCAACATTGCTCGCACCAGCTTCTTCCATGTCAAGCGAGCCAACATCTGGCTGGCGGCCGTCACCAAGCAGAATGTCAACGCTGCCATGGTGTTCGAGTTCCTCTACAAGATGTGTGATGTCATGACGGCTTACTTTGGCAAGATCAGTGAGGAGAACATCAAGAACAACTTTGTGCTGATCTATGAACTGCTTGATG AGATCCTTGATTTTGGATACCCTCAGAACTCTGAGACAGGAGCACTGAAGACCTTCATCACCCAGCAGGGCATCAAGGGACAG CATCAG ACCAAGGAAGAGCAGTCTCAGATCACCAGCCAGGTGACTGGACAGATAGGCTGGCGTCGGGAGGGCATCAAGTATCGCCGCAACGAGCTCTTCCTGGACGTGCTGGAAAGTGTCAACCTGCTCATGTCCCCACAAG GTCAGGTCCTCAGCGCGCACGTGTCTGGGCGAGTGGTGATGAAGAGCTACCTGAGTGGAATGCCCGAATGCAAATTTGGCATGAATGACAAAATTGTGATTGACAAGCAGGGAAAGGGCGGAACTACAGACGAGGCCGGGAAGAG TGAGTTAGGGGGCAG CAGCGGGAAGCAGTCCATCGCCATCGACGACTGCACCTTTCACCAGTGTGTGCGCCTCAGCAAGTTTGACTCGGAGCGCAGCATCAGCTTCATCCCTCCAGATGGCGAGTATGAGCTCATGAG GTATCGGACCACTAAGGACATCATCCTGCCCTTCCGTGTCATTCCACTGGTGAGAGAGGTGGGCCGCACCAAGCTGGAGGTGAAGGTGGTCATCAAGTCCAACTTCAAGCCCTCCCTACTGGCACAGAAGATTGAG GTCCGCATTCCGACTCCTCTGAACACAAGTGGGGTTCAGGTGATCTGCATGAAGGGAAAGGCCAAGTACAAGGCCAGCGAGAATGCCATTGTGTGGAA GATCAAGCGTATGGCTGGAATGAAGGAGTCCCAGATCAGTGCTGAGATCGAGCTGCTCCCTACCAATGACAAGAAGAAGTGGGCTCGCCCACCCATCTCCATGAACTTCGAG GTTCCATTTGCACCATCTGGGCTGAAGGTGCGCTACCTGAAGGTGTTTGAGTCCAAACTGAACTACAGCGACCATGATGTGATCAAATGGGTGCGTTATATCGGTCGTAGTGGCATCTACGAGACACGCTGTTAA
- the LOC121720263 gene encoding AP-2 complex subunit mu-A isoform X3 produces MIGGLFIYNHKGEVLISRVYRDDIGRNAVDAFRVNVIHARQQVRSPVTNIARTSFFHVKRANIWLAAVTKQNVNAAMVFEFLYKMCDVMTAYFGKISEENIKNNFVLIYELLDEILDFGYPQNSETGALKTFITQQGIKGQHQTKEEQSQITSQVTGQIGWRREGIKYRRNELFLDVLESVNLLMSPQGQVLSAHVSGRVVMKSYLSGMPECKFGMNDKIVIDKQGKGGTTDEAGKSSGKQSIAIDDCTFHQCVRLSKFDSERSISFIPPDGEYELMRYRTTKDIILPFRVIPLVREVGRTKLEVKVVIKSNFKPSLLAQKIEVRIPTPLNTSGVQVICMKGKAKYKASENAIVWKIKRMAGMKESQISAEIELLPTNDKKKWARPPISMNFEVPFAPSGLKVRYLKVFESKLNYSDHDVIKWVRYIGRSGIYETRC; encoded by the exons ATGATTGGAGGACTGTTCATCTACAACCATAAGGGAGAAGTTCTTATCTCCCGTGTCTACCGTGATGATATTGG gcGCAATGCCGTGGATGCGTTCCGAGTGAATGTGATCCATGCGCGGCAGCAAGTGCGCTCGCCCGTCACCAACATTGCTCGCACCAGCTTCTTCCATGTCAAGCGAGCCAACATCTGGCTGGCGGCCGTCACCAAGCAGAATGTCAACGCTGCCATGGTGTTCGAGTTCCTCTACAAGATGTGTGATGTCATGACGGCTTACTTTGGCAAGATCAGTGAGGAGAACATCAAGAACAACTTTGTGCTGATCTATGAACTGCTTGATG AGATCCTTGATTTTGGATACCCTCAGAACTCTGAGACAGGAGCACTGAAGACCTTCATCACCCAGCAGGGCATCAAGGGACAG CATCAG ACCAAGGAAGAGCAGTCTCAGATCACCAGCCAGGTGACTGGACAGATAGGCTGGCGTCGGGAGGGCATCAAGTATCGCCGCAACGAGCTCTTCCTGGACGTGCTGGAAAGTGTCAACCTGCTCATGTCCCCACAAG GTCAGGTCCTCAGCGCGCACGTGTCTGGGCGAGTGGTGATGAAGAGCTACCTGAGTGGAATGCCCGAATGCAAATTTGGCATGAATGACAAAATTGTGATTGACAAGCAGGGAAAGGGCGGAACTACAGACGAGGCCGGGAAGAG CAGCGGGAAGCAGTCCATCGCCATCGACGACTGCACCTTTCACCAGTGTGTGCGCCTCAGCAAGTTTGACTCGGAGCGCAGCATCAGCTTCATCCCTCCAGATGGCGAGTATGAGCTCATGAG GTATCGGACCACTAAGGACATCATCCTGCCCTTCCGTGTCATTCCACTGGTGAGAGAGGTGGGCCGCACCAAGCTGGAGGTGAAGGTGGTCATCAAGTCCAACTTCAAGCCCTCCCTACTGGCACAGAAGATTGAG GTCCGCATTCCGACTCCTCTGAACACAAGTGGGGTTCAGGTGATCTGCATGAAGGGAAAGGCCAAGTACAAGGCCAGCGAGAATGCCATTGTGTGGAA GATCAAGCGTATGGCTGGAATGAAGGAGTCCCAGATCAGTGCTGAGATCGAGCTGCTCCCTACCAATGACAAGAAGAAGTGGGCTCGCCCACCCATCTCCATGAACTTCGAG GTTCCATTTGCACCATCTGGGCTGAAGGTGCGCTACCTGAAGGTGTTTGAGTCCAAACTGAACTACAGCGACCATGATGTGATCAAATGGGTGCGTTATATCGGTCGTAGTGGCATCTACGAGACACGCTGTTAA
- the pcyt1aa gene encoding choline-phosphate cytidylyltransferase A isoform X1 → MTGGYTGYRVKRNQLQIKLRPLQGMEAHGSARLLSRKRKREESNGEAEEGERQGKIKRCTVALRDPAPYADQLESMENQPYERVSMEEALKGTAPDRPVRVYADGIFDMFHSGHARALMQAKGLFPNTHLIVGVCSDELTHKLKGFTVMNEDERYDAISHCRYVDEVVRNAPWTLTPEFLTKHRIDFVAHDDIPYSSAGSDDVYKHIKEAGMFAPTQRTEGISTSDIITRIVRDYDVYVRRNLQRGYTAKELNVSFINEKKYHLQERVDKVKKKVRDVEEKSKEFVQKVEEKSIDLIQKWEEKSREFIGNFLQMFGPEGALKHMLKEGKGRMLQAISPRQSPSSSPARERSPSPTFRLPFFTKTSPSSSPHSLHGSVSHGYQFGARGQAISEDDDDDDDDDE, encoded by the exons CATGGAGGCCCATGGTTCAGCACGACTGCTGTCccggaagagaaaaagagaggagtcAAATGGCgaggcagaggagggggagCGGCAAGGCAAGATCAAGCGATGCACTGTG GCTTTGAGAGACCCAGCACCATATGCAGATCAACTTGAGTCGATGGAGAACCAGCCTTATGAGCGTGTGAGCATGGAAGAGGCTCTCAAAGGGACTGCAC CGGACAGACCAGTGCGAGTGTATGCTGATGGGATCTTTGACATGTTTCACTCTGGCCATGCGCGAGCCCTAATGCAGGCCAAAGGACtgttcccaaacacacacctcatcgTTGGTG TGTGCAGCGATGAGCTCACACACAAGCTGAAGGGCTTCACCGTCATGAATGAGGATGAGCGCTACGATGCTATCAGCCACTGCCGCTACGTTGACGAGGTCGTCCGGAACGCACCCTGGACACTCACACCTGAGTTTCTGACCAAGCATCGG ATTGACTTTGTGGCCCATGATGACATCCCATACTCCTCAGCAGGAAGTGATGATGTTTACAAACACATCAAAGAAGCTG GAATGTTTGCCCCAACCCAGCGGACAGAGGGCATTTCCACCTCTGATATCATCACGAGGATTGTCCGTGACTATGACGTTTATGTGCGCCGCAACCTACAGCGTGGATACACTGCGAAGGAGCTGAATGTCAGCTTCATCAAT GAGAAGAAGTACCACTTGCAGGAGAGAGTGGACAaagtgaagaagaaagtgcgCGATGTGGAGGAGAAGAGCAAGGAGTTTGTGCAgaaggtggaggagaagagcaTCGACCTCATTCAGAAGTGGGAGGAGAAGTCCCGGGAGTTCATCGGCAACTTTCTGCAGATGTTCGGTCCAGAGGGTGCCCTG AAGCACATGCTGAAGGAGGGGAAGGGTCGTATGCTACAGGCCATCAGCCCGCGGCAGAGCCCCAGCAGCAGCCCGGCGCGCGAGCGTTCCCCCTCGCCCACCTTCCGCCTGCCCTTCTTCACCAAGACCTCACCATCCTCCTCCCCCCACTCCCTGCATGGCAGCGTCTCCCACGGTTACCAGTTTGGGGCGCGAGGACAGGCCATCAGCGAAGATGACgacgatgacgatgatgatgacgagTAG
- the pcyt1aa gene encoding choline-phosphate cytidylyltransferase A isoform X2 produces the protein MEAHGSARLLSRKRKREESNGEAEEGERQGKIKRCTVALRDPAPYADQLESMENQPYERVSMEEALKGTAPDRPVRVYADGIFDMFHSGHARALMQAKGLFPNTHLIVGVCSDELTHKLKGFTVMNEDERYDAISHCRYVDEVVRNAPWTLTPEFLTKHRIDFVAHDDIPYSSAGSDDVYKHIKEAGMFAPTQRTEGISTSDIITRIVRDYDVYVRRNLQRGYTAKELNVSFINEKKYHLQERVDKVKKKVRDVEEKSKEFVQKVEEKSIDLIQKWEEKSREFIGNFLQMFGPEGALKHMLKEGKGRMLQAISPRQSPSSSPARERSPSPTFRLPFFTKTSPSSSPHSLHGSVSHGYQFGARGQAISEDDDDDDDDDE, from the exons ATGGAGGCCCATGGTTCAGCACGACTGCTGTCccggaagagaaaaagagaggagtcAAATGGCgaggcagaggagggggagCGGCAAGGCAAGATCAAGCGATGCACTGTG GCTTTGAGAGACCCAGCACCATATGCAGATCAACTTGAGTCGATGGAGAACCAGCCTTATGAGCGTGTGAGCATGGAAGAGGCTCTCAAAGGGACTGCAC CGGACAGACCAGTGCGAGTGTATGCTGATGGGATCTTTGACATGTTTCACTCTGGCCATGCGCGAGCCCTAATGCAGGCCAAAGGACtgttcccaaacacacacctcatcgTTGGTG TGTGCAGCGATGAGCTCACACACAAGCTGAAGGGCTTCACCGTCATGAATGAGGATGAGCGCTACGATGCTATCAGCCACTGCCGCTACGTTGACGAGGTCGTCCGGAACGCACCCTGGACACTCACACCTGAGTTTCTGACCAAGCATCGG ATTGACTTTGTGGCCCATGATGACATCCCATACTCCTCAGCAGGAAGTGATGATGTTTACAAACACATCAAAGAAGCTG GAATGTTTGCCCCAACCCAGCGGACAGAGGGCATTTCCACCTCTGATATCATCACGAGGATTGTCCGTGACTATGACGTTTATGTGCGCCGCAACCTACAGCGTGGATACACTGCGAAGGAGCTGAATGTCAGCTTCATCAAT GAGAAGAAGTACCACTTGCAGGAGAGAGTGGACAaagtgaagaagaaagtgcgCGATGTGGAGGAGAAGAGCAAGGAGTTTGTGCAgaaggtggaggagaagagcaTCGACCTCATTCAGAAGTGGGAGGAGAAGTCCCGGGAGTTCATCGGCAACTTTCTGCAGATGTTCGGTCCAGAGGGTGCCCTG AAGCACATGCTGAAGGAGGGGAAGGGTCGTATGCTACAGGCCATCAGCCCGCGGCAGAGCCCCAGCAGCAGCCCGGCGCGCGAGCGTTCCCCCTCGCCCACCTTCCGCCTGCCCTTCTTCACCAAGACCTCACCATCCTCCTCCCCCCACTCCCTGCATGGCAGCGTCTCCCACGGTTACCAGTTTGGGGCGCGAGGACAGGCCATCAGCGAAGATGACgacgatgacgatgatgatgacgagTAG